The following are from one region of the Actinomyces sp. oral taxon 897 genome:
- a CDS encoding YajQ family cyclic di-GMP-binding protein, which produces MASVSSFDVVSRLDRQEVDNAVNQTAKEISQRYDFRGVGAAVHLSGDVITLEANSPERVLAVLDVLESRLFRRGVSLKALDLGDREPRLSGKIYRLVCPLREGLSQEVAKQVTKAVRDRGPKGVKATIQGEEVRVSSKSRDELQAVIALLKDLDVDAPLQFVNYR; this is translated from the coding sequence ATGGCCTCTGTCTCGTCCTTCGACGTCGTCTCCCGGCTCGACCGCCAGGAGGTGGACAACGCCGTCAACCAGACCGCCAAGGAGATCTCCCAGCGCTACGACTTCCGGGGCGTGGGCGCCGCGGTCCACCTGTCCGGTGACGTCATCACCCTGGAGGCAAACTCCCCCGAGCGGGTCCTGGCCGTCCTGGACGTGCTGGAGTCCCGGCTCTTCCGCCGCGGCGTCTCCCTGAAGGCCCTGGACCTGGGCGACCGCGAGCCCAGGCTCAGCGGCAAGATCTACCGGCTGGTCTGCCCACTGCGGGAGGGGCTGAGCCAGGAGGTGGCCAAGCAGGTGACCAAGGCCGTCCGGGACCGGGGCCCCAAGGGGGTCAAGGCCACCATCCAGGGTGAGGAGGTGCGCGTGTCCTCCAAGTCCCGTGACGAGCTCCAGGCTGTTATCGCCCTGCTCAAGGACCTGGACGTGGACGCCCCCCTCCAGTTCGTCAACTACCGCTGA
- the ald gene encoding alanine dehydrogenase: MRIGVPTEVKDSEYRVALTPAGVDALVRRGHQVTVQTGAGEGSAIADAAYADAGADLTQDVAALWGSSEMVLKVKEPVASEYAYLRPGLLLFTYLHLAANRPLTRELLERRVTSVAYETVRTSDGALPLLAPMSEIAGRLAAQVGADCLLRPHGGAGVLLGGAAGVRRGDVVVLGGGTAGLAAARVAAGMGADVTVLDVNPQVMRRIEEVTGGAVRTRYSTPLDVARACAGADLVIGAVLVPGARTPTLVTRQMVAGMRPGSVLVDVAIDQGGCFEDSRPTTHAEPTYTVEGSTFYCVANMPGAVPHTSTYALTNATLPYALALADSGWRQACLEHPDLAQGLATYEGRLYAAGVAQGLGLEAGDPGVLLA; this comes from the coding sequence ATGCGTATTGGTGTCCCCACCGAGGTCAAGGACAGTGAGTACCGGGTGGCCCTGACCCCCGCCGGGGTGGACGCCCTGGTGCGGCGGGGCCACCAGGTGACCGTCCAGACCGGGGCGGGGGAGGGCTCGGCCATTGCCGACGCCGCCTACGCCGACGCCGGGGCCGACCTCACCCAGGACGTCGCGGCGCTGTGGGGGAGCAGCGAGATGGTCCTCAAGGTCAAGGAGCCCGTGGCCAGCGAGTACGCCTACCTGCGTCCCGGCCTGCTGCTGTTCACCTACCTCCACCTCGCCGCCAACCGGCCCCTGACCCGTGAGCTCCTGGAGCGGCGCGTCACCTCCGTCGCCTACGAGACCGTTCGGACCTCGGACGGCGCCCTGCCCCTGCTGGCTCCCATGAGCGAGATCGCCGGCCGCCTGGCCGCCCAGGTCGGTGCCGACTGCCTGCTGCGCCCCCACGGCGGGGCCGGGGTGCTGCTGGGAGGCGCTGCCGGGGTGCGTCGCGGTGACGTCGTCGTCCTGGGCGGTGGTACCGCTGGCCTGGCCGCGGCGCGGGTGGCCGCGGGCATGGGCGCGGACGTCACCGTCCTGGACGTCAACCCGCAGGTCATGCGTCGTATTGAGGAGGTCACCGGCGGGGCCGTGCGCACCCGCTACTCCACGCCCCTGGACGTGGCCCGGGCGTGCGCGGGCGCGGACCTGGTCATTGGCGCGGTCCTGGTGCCCGGGGCCCGCACCCCCACCCTGGTGACCCGCCAGATGGTGGCCGGGATGCGCCCGGGCAGCGTCCTGGTGGACGTCGCCATTGACCAGGGCGGCTGTTTTGAGGACTCCCGTCCCACCACCCACGCCGAGCCCACCTACACCGTGGAGGGCTCCACCTTCTACTGCGTGGCCAATATGCCCGGCGCCGTGCCCCACACCTCCACCTACGCCCTGACCAACGCGACCCTGCCCTACGCGCTGGCCCTGGCGGACTCCGGCTGGCGCCAGGCCTGCCTGGAGCACCCCGACCTCGCCCAGGGCCTGGCCACCTACGAGGGCCGCCTCTACGCCGCCGGTGTCGCCCAGGGCCTGGGGCTGGAGGCCGGGGACCCGGGGGTCCTGCTTGCCTGA
- the htpX gene encoding zinc metalloprotease HtpX, which translates to MHGTNHHNGLKTAVLLGVMWGLLILIGYLLAQWTRSSVWFLIMPLIGVAQTAYSYWNSDRIAVRSMGAVEVTEAQASAMYRIVRELSATAGQPMPRLYVAPTMSPNAFATGRDPAHAAVCCTQGILQLLNERELRGVLGHELSHVYNRDILTGSIAAGIAGIISSVATMFFWLGGGARRDRDDGASGLALLLMVLLAPLAASVTQFAVSRTREYDADHDGAILTNDPLALASALGKLESGVSRVPMGRDPRVEPVSAMMIANPFGRLRSLFSTHPPMADRIARLEEMAGY; encoded by the coding sequence ATGCACGGGACGAACCACCACAACGGCCTCAAGACCGCCGTCCTCCTGGGCGTCATGTGGGGCCTGCTCATCCTCATTGGCTACCTCCTGGCCCAGTGGACCAGGTCATCGGTCTGGTTCCTCATAATGCCGCTTATTGGCGTGGCGCAGACCGCCTACTCCTACTGGAACTCGGACAGGATCGCCGTGCGCTCCATGGGGGCGGTCGAGGTGACCGAGGCCCAGGCCTCGGCCATGTACCGGATCGTGCGTGAGCTCTCGGCGACCGCGGGCCAGCCCATGCCGCGCCTGTACGTGGCCCCGACCATGAGCCCCAACGCCTTTGCCACCGGGCGCGACCCGGCCCACGCCGCCGTGTGCTGCACCCAGGGCATCCTCCAGCTCCTCAACGAGCGTGAGCTGCGCGGCGTCCTGGGCCACGAGCTCTCCCACGTCTACAACCGCGACATCCTCACCGGCTCCATTGCCGCAGGCATCGCCGGGATCATCTCCTCGGTGGCCACCATGTTCTTCTGGCTCGGTGGCGGCGCCAGGCGCGACCGGGACGACGGGGCCTCGGGCCTCGCCCTGCTCCTCATGGTGCTGCTCGCCCCGCTGGCCGCCAGCGTCACCCAGTTCGCCGTCTCACGCACCCGGGAGTACGACGCCGATCACGACGGGGCCATCCTGACCAATGACCCGCTGGCCCTGGCCAGCGCCCTGGGCAAGCTGGAGTCGGGCGTCTCGCGCGTGCCCATGGGCAGGGACCCCCGTGTGGAGCCGGTCAGCGCCATGATGATCGCCAACCCGTTCGGGCGGCTGAGGAGCCTGTTCTCCACCCACCCGCCCATGGCCGACCGCATTGCCCGCCTGGAGGAGATGGCCGGGTACTAG
- a CDS encoding peptidase T has protein sequence MNAPGTPATAGASTPLGAGPGDLGADPPGRPGPDEPGPRARQDSLVARFLRYSAVPSQSDAGATTVPSSPGQRELAELLAAELRAAGAADVHLSATSVLTARVPASLPPGHAPVPPVGFCVHLDTADAGLSPRVRARVIDYVGGDVRLSEPWDEGEEDPDAVWLRVSEHPEVGRYTGDRLLVTDGTSVLGADDKAAVATVMEALTDVLADPGIPHGEVYLAAVPDEEIGLRGVRTLDLGRFPVRYAWTLDCCGLGEVCWQTFNAAAVTVRIRGVCAHPMSAKGVLVNPLLVAHDVVARLDRTRTPECTEGTEGFTWAQEMTADPSTATLGLIVRDHDLTRFHGRVQEVLDVVDQVRALHPRARLEVEVEDTYGNIADALTPANRAGIDLVLGAMDALGITPRPVAMRGGTDGSWLSRQGILTPNVFTGAHNFHSACEFLPLSSFERSHALVRTLMTLVARQAARQAP, from the coding sequence GTGAACGCTCCTGGTACGCCCGCCACCGCGGGTGCCTCCACGCCCCTGGGGGCGGGTCCTGGCGACCTTGGTGCTGACCCCCCGGGGCGTCCGGGCCCCGACGAACCGGGACCGAGGGCCCGTCAGGACTCCCTGGTCGCCCGGTTCCTGCGCTACAGCGCCGTTCCCAGCCAGTCCGACGCGGGCGCCACCACGGTCCCCTCCTCGCCCGGGCAGCGTGAGCTGGCCGAGCTCCTGGCCGCCGAGCTGCGGGCGGCCGGCGCCGCCGACGTGCACCTGTCGGCGACATCGGTCCTCACGGCCCGGGTCCCCGCCAGCCTGCCACCCGGCCACGCACCGGTGCCCCCGGTGGGCTTCTGCGTCCACCTCGACACCGCCGACGCCGGGCTGAGCCCGCGGGTGCGTGCCCGCGTCATTGACTACGTCGGCGGGGACGTGCGCCTGAGCGAGCCCTGGGACGAGGGTGAGGAGGACCCCGACGCCGTCTGGCTGCGCGTGAGCGAGCACCCGGAGGTCGGGCGCTACACCGGGGACCGCCTGCTGGTCACCGACGGCACCAGCGTGCTGGGAGCGGACGACAAGGCCGCCGTCGCCACGGTCATGGAGGCGCTCACCGACGTCCTGGCCGACCCCGGGATCCCCCACGGCGAGGTCTACCTGGCGGCCGTGCCCGACGAGGAGATCGGCCTGCGGGGCGTGCGCACCCTGGACCTGGGACGCTTCCCGGTCCGCTACGCCTGGACCCTGGACTGCTGCGGGCTGGGGGAGGTGTGCTGGCAGACCTTCAACGCCGCCGCCGTCACGGTCCGGATCCGGGGCGTGTGCGCCCACCCCATGAGCGCCAAGGGCGTCCTGGTCAACCCCCTCCTGGTGGCCCACGACGTCGTGGCCCGGCTCGACCGCACCCGGACCCCCGAGTGCACCGAGGGGACCGAGGGCTTCACCTGGGCGCAGGAGATGACGGCGGACCCCTCCACCGCCACCCTGGGGCTCATTGTCCGTGACCACGACCTGACCCGCTTCCACGGGCGCGTCCAGGAGGTGCTCGACGTCGTGGACCAGGTCCGCGCCCTGCACCCGCGCGCCCGCCTCGAGGTGGAGGTCGAGGACACCTACGGCAATATCGCCGACGCCCTCACCCCGGCCAACCGCGCCGGGATCGACCTGGTCCTGGGCGCGATGGACGCCCTGGGCATCACCCCCAGGCCCGTGGCCATGCGCGGGGGCACGGACGGCTCCTGGCTGTCCCGTCAGGGGATCCTCACCCCGAACGTCTTCACGGGGGCCCACAACTTCCACTCCGCCTGCGAGTTCCTGCCCCTGTCCAGCTTTGAGCGCAGCCACGCGCTGGTCCGCACGCTCATGACCCTGGTCGCGCGGCAGGCGGCGCGGCAGGCCCCGTGA